From a region of the Mercurialis annua linkage group LG1-X, ddMerAnnu1.2, whole genome shotgun sequence genome:
- the LOC126665053 gene encoding uncharacterized protein LOC126665053, translated as MEYTHLFQDNETVEINEGGHFGTFYKAEIVGRIGAEQDYMYRVNCLCRKDANGMALVHNVHISRIRPMPGKLDETTKAWEVDDIVDAFDSSNGAWRAGILTKIDRVPVTRFTVKLSDQTEMSTQSLRYHSDWIPRPCYVFYRQKVEVIANGNGYHHDDPQDIEPPEIDPQEIDPLEEIDPQEMEPQEVDPLAILLQVIDPPGNGHHHNDNQENEPPGIGHQNGHQNGH; from the exons ATGGAATACACCCACTTATTCCAAGATAACGAGACCGTTGAGATTAACGAAGGAGGCCACTTCGGAACGTTCTACAAAGCCGAGATCGTAGGAAGAATTGGAGCAGAACAAGACTACATGTACAGGGTTAACTGTCTTTGTCGCAAAGATGCGAACGGGATGGCACTGGTCCATAACGTTCACATATCGCGTATAAGGCCAATGCCGGGGAAGTTAGATGAGACTACTAAGGCATGGGAGGTGGATGATATCGTTGATGCTTTTGATAGTAGCAATGGCGCTTGGCGTGCAGGCATTCTTACAAAGATTGACCGGGTTCCAGTTACTCGTTTCACTGTGAAATTGTCTGATCAGACTGAAATGTCGACTCAATCTCTTCGGTATCATTCTGATTGGATTCCTCGTCCTTGTTACGTGTTCTATAG GCAAAAGGTTGAAGTTATAGCCAATGGTAATGGTTATCATCATGATGATCCTCAAGACATTGAACCTCCAGAGATTGATCCTCAAGAAATTGATCCTCTGGAAGAAATTGATCCTCAAGAAATGGAACCGCAAGAAGTTGATCCTCTAGCAATTCTACTTCAAGTAATTGATCCTCCAGGAAACGGTCATCATCATAATGATAATCAAGAGAATGAACCTCCAGGAATCGGTCATCAAAACGGTCATCAAAATGGCCACTGA